A window from Malacoplasma iowae encodes these proteins:
- the deoD gene encoding purine-nucleoside phosphorylase, with amino-acid sequence MTPHIKAKKTDFAKVVLMPGDPLRAKWIAENFLEEVEQINEIRGMLAFTGTYKGHKVSIMGHGMGIPSIGIYSYELYKFFDVETIIRIGSAGAYKKEVQVGSVALTKEATSESTYADLLNVKTDNNVLYPSKEINTIIEKTAKELNINLLSARIHSSDVFYGVRTVDEIVKKTNADLVEMESFALFANAKLLNKKAACLLTCSDSLVTHEAMSAEDRQTKFVDMVKLALESAIKI; translated from the coding sequence ATGACACCACATATCAAAGCAAAAAAAACAGATTTTGCTAAAGTAGTATTAATGCCTGGAGACCCACTTAGAGCAAAGTGAATAGCTGAAAACTTTTTAGAAGAAGTTGAACAAATTAATGAAATAAGAGGAATGTTAGCTTTTACTGGAACATATAAAGGACATAAAGTATCAATTATGGGTCATGGAATGGGAATTCCATCAATTGGTATTTATAGCTATGAATTGTATAAATTTTTTGATGTAGAAACAATTATTAGAATAGGTAGTGCTGGTGCTTATAAAAAAGAAGTTCAAGTTGGTTCTGTTGCTTTAACTAAAGAAGCAACTTCAGAATCAACATATGCTGATTTATTAAATGTTAAAACAGATAATAATGTATTATACCCATCAAAAGAAATTAATACCATTATTGAAAAAACAGCAAAAGAATTAAATATTAATTTATTAAGTGCTAGAATTCATAGTTCTGATGTTTTCTATGGTGTAAGAACTGTAGATGAGATTGTTAAAAAAACAAATGCTGATCTTGTTGAAATGGAATCTTTTGCATTATTTGCAAATGCTAAATTATTAAATAAAAAAGCTGCTTGTTTACTAACATGTAGTGATTCACTTGTAACACATGAAGCAATGAGTGCTGAAGATAGACAAACTAAGTTTGTTGACATGGTTAAGTTAGCTTTAGAATCTGCCATAAAAATATAG
- the cdd gene encoding cytidine deaminase: MNTKLIFDKLMELKENAYVPYSDFYVSAIVKSNGKYYYGVNIENSSYPVTLCAERSAIAAAISSGNRSIDEVYLLTKSNGFGMPCGMCRQFMSDFMKDDDQKIYVFNKFGQYKIYTIGEILKNRFTHEDLINR, from the coding sequence ATGAATACTAAACTTATTTTTGATAAATTAATGGAATTAAAAGAAAATGCATATGTACCATATTCTGATTTTTATGTTAGTGCAATTGTAAAAAGTAATGGTAAATATTACTATGGTGTAAACATTGAAAATTCATCTTACCCTGTAACTTTATGTGCTGAACGTAGTGCAATAGCAGCAGCTATTTCTAGTGGGAATAGATCAATTGATGAAGTGTATCTTTTAACTAAATCTAATGGTTTTGGAATGCCTTGTGGTATGTGCAGACAATTCATGAGTGATTTTATGAAAGATGATGATCAAAAAATTTATGTTTTTAATAAATTTGGTCAATATAAAATTTATACGATTGGTGAAATATTAAAAAATCGTTTTACCCATGAAGATTTAATTAATAGATAG
- a CDS encoding P35 family lipoprotein, with product MKNKKTKWIRLLSIGGAVMAIGSVPIAMTACAKKLTSQTVTKVTPKIKSDIKIVGKFSDLVSADVGTTTDQLISQDLQKDISKVVDNSDQLSGAKVTFNSNLTDNDKKFNDGTKNYNDWKLSASSNIVYYSSNSPQLNVKSTKDLNVQITSSLNEIMKNAGFTNASTKDFKLNGSNKIGIDNDKLHVSVTATDKGVGKAGSTEIDLVIPTSDINFAPEKATVEISGTNVDTKKQQVTFKYDVGIDSSVNYTLNKLDLNEGKKIENNIDVLEVLGWKQVQATDKQLSRHALVSTFVEKEGTGTNDINSQKMGNDIGVFNSKFTNFQVTETQSGSGLYNLTVTATPNDGYQWDDGTKDQKELKIATNVDINVKDASVDKSVKNNMKKEAWGLDAYDKSPNESDLEKIKEFFKVQENANYLLSYANGKEAGKEGVLNSRFGSTTLLNVEFTSIKVENIEIVDKKTKANEKQILIPLVLSPINSHTWKDNSESTNIWVKSDTYFYVTIPIGNAK from the coding sequence ATGAAAAATAAAAAGACAAAATGGATTAGATTATTGTCGATTGGTGGGGCGGTAATGGCTATAGGTTCAGTCCCTATAGCAATGACAGCTTGTGCTAAAAAATTGACAAGTCAAACTGTAACCAAAGTTACTCCAAAAATTAAATCTGATATCAAAATAGTCGGCAAATTTTCAGATTTGGTTAGTGCAGATGTAGGCACAACAACTGATCAACTAATTAGCCAAGATTTGCAAAAAGATATTAGCAAAGTTGTTGATAATAGTGACCAATTAAGTGGTGCAAAAGTTACATTTAATTCAAATTTAACTGATAATGATAAGAAGTTTAATGATGGAACAAAGAATTATAATGATTGAAAATTGTCAGCTTCCTCTAATATAGTTTATTATTCATCAAATTCCCCACAATTAAATGTAAAATCTACGAAAGATTTAAATGTACAAATTACTAGTAGTTTAAATGAAATAATGAAAAATGCAGGTTTTACTAATGCATCAACTAAAGATTTTAAATTAAATGGTAGTAATAAAATTGGTATTGATAATGATAAGCTACATGTAAGTGTTACCGCAACAGATAAAGGTGTTGGAAAAGCTGGTTCAACTGAAATTGATTTAGTAATACCAACATCTGATATAAATTTTGCACCTGAAAAAGCAACTGTTGAAATAAGTGGTACAAATGTAGATACAAAAAAACAACAAGTAACATTTAAATATGATGTTGGTATAGATTCATCAGTTAACTATACATTGAATAAATTAGATTTAAATGAAGGAAAGAAAATTGAAAATAATATTGATGTTTTAGAAGTATTAGGTTGAAAACAGGTTCAAGCTACAGATAAACAATTATCAAGACATGCTTTAGTGAGTACTTTTGTTGAAAAAGAAGGAACTGGAACTAATGACATAAATTCTCAGAAAATGGGTAATGATATTGGGGTGTTTAATTCTAAATTTACTAATTTTCAAGTTACTGAAACTCAAAGTGGAAGTGGTTTATATAATTTAACAGTAACTGCAACTCCAAATGATGGTTATCAATGAGATGATGGTACTAAAGATCAAAAAGAACTGAAAATAGCAACTAATGTTGATATTAATGTTAAAGATGCTAGTGTTGATAAAAGCGTAAAAAATAATATGAAAAAAGAAGCCTGAGGACTTGACGCTTATGATAAAAGTCCTAATGAAAGTGACTTAGAAAAGATAAAAGAATTCTTTAAAGTTCAAGAAAATGCTAATTATTTATTAAGTTATGCTAATGGAAAAGAGGCTGGAAAAGAAGGTGTTTTGAATAGCCGTTTTGGAAGTACAACTTTACTCAATGTTGAATTTACATCTATAAAAGTTGAAAACATAGAAATAGTTGATAAAAAAACAAAAGCAAATGAAAAACAAATTTTGATACCTTTAGTTCTTTCTCCAATAAATTCTCATACATGAAAAGACAATTCTGAAAGCACTAATATATGAGTAAAATCAGACACATATTTTTATGTAACTATCCCAATTGGAAATGCCAAATAA
- a CDS encoding IS30 family transposase, translating to MKTYKHLTKEERCLIYFLWNKEKYSMNKIAKILNKNKSTISRELKRNTSSTGIYYSSNAHKKYIRRKSNCHMFFMLKYKNFTDLFIQKFNPKSHGVEATIFWIKENYPLVKVPSARQVFRWINSKIWKIQRRDCLRRKYVKGKRRKIGIFSKIDGKYCIPYSLRPEKINKRKEFGHWEADLIVSKRQSGYYHLLTLVERKTRLAIIRKIKGKNARSMMAKMYTIIRDEKLPIKSITVDNGLEFQMMGITAKQFNFKVYYCQPYSSFQRGSNENINGIVRRWYKKGTDFSLVSEDKIKTLEWKVNNIPRKMFGYKTAYQMYQENI from the coding sequence ATGAAAACTTATAAACATTTAACAAAAGAAGAAAGATGCTTAATTTATTTTCTTTGAAATAAAGAAAAATATTCTATGAATAAGATTGCAAAAATCTTAAATAAAAACAAATCAACAATATCAAGAGAATTAAAAAGAAACACATCTTCAACAGGAATTTATTATTCATCAAATGCTCACAAAAAATACATTAGAAGAAAATCAAATTGTCATATGTTTTTTATGTTGAAGTACAAAAACTTCACAGATCTTTTTATTCAAAAATTTAATCCTAAATCTCATGGTGTAGAAGCTACAATTTTTTGAATAAAAGAAAACTATCCATTAGTTAAAGTTCCAAGTGCTAGGCAAGTATTTAGATGAATCAATAGCAAGATTTGAAAGATACAAAGAAGAGATTGTTTAAGAAGAAAATATGTTAAAGGAAAAAGAAGAAAAATAGGTATATTTTCTAAAATTGATGGAAAATACTGCATTCCTTATAGTCTAAGACCAGAAAAGATAAACAAAAGAAAAGAATTTGGACATTGAGAAGCTGATCTAATAGTTAGTAAAAGGCAAAGTGGTTATTACCACTTATTAACATTAGTAGAAAGAAAAACAAGGTTGGCAATTATTAGAAAAATAAAAGGTAAAAACGCTAGATCAATGATGGCTAAAATGTATACCATTATTCGAGATGAAAAACTCCCAATAAAAAGCATCACTGTTGATAATGGGTTAGAGTTTCAAATGATGGGAATAACTGCAAAACAATTCAACTTTAAAGTTTATTATTGCCAACCTTATTCTTCATTCCAAAGAGGGTCCAACGAGAACATAAATGGGATAGTTAGAAGATGATATAAAAAAGGAACTGACTTCAGTTTAGTAAGTGAAGATAAAATAAAAACTCTTGAATGAAAAGTAAACAACATCCCAAGAAAAATGTTTGGTTATAAAACAGCTTACCAAATGTATCAAGAAAATATTTAA
- a CDS encoding phospho-sugar mutase has protein sequence MYIENKYYLLWLNSPRLSNEAKNYLTKMDINQIESSFTGQKMNFGTAGIRQEMGPGTNRMNSFTYQQMAEGYAKFILNRKPEGAVVLIAHDNRKNADMFSMVCAKVLTSFGIRVVMFKDNQMKATPIASYTIIRNEYDGGIIITASHNPKNYSGFKVYNNTGKQISTEEADEIVSYMPENEEILNLNYQPQNELISYLDESIDDAYFYDAVECLINTDLESKKYIPVVYTAHHGTASIDFKRFMESLNYVSIIPTKQQCVQDPNFSYSPIMNPEEPKSFELAIKYAEKAKANVIFGLDPDSDRLAVVVKHNNEWYFLSGNEMGIIYSYYVLKNKEFNRTPFIVSTYVSTFLIDKIAEAFNAKVYRTATGFKNIAEAINEHSPYEDFVVGFEEAIGSLNSTICRDKDGFQAAALALEIITHCNVKSMTLVDYLEQEIYPQFGYWSGGTVYYTFNSLNWRDEMNNKLRYLSSLKDIYINGFKLLSNTFNKEASALEWEFENGVWIKFRISGTEPKFKAYFNVYGTDNVNSKENLVEFKKAINDLMRR, from the coding sequence ATGTATATTGAAAATAAATATTACTTACTTTGATTGAACTCGCCAAGACTTTCAAATGAAGCGAAAAATTATTTAACTAAAATGGATATTAACCAAATTGAAAGTAGTTTTACTGGACAAAAAATGAATTTTGGAACAGCAGGTATAAGACAGGAAATGGGACCTGGTACAAATAGAATGAATTCTTTTACATACCAACAAATGGCTGAAGGTTATGCAAAGTTTATATTAAATAGAAAGCCTGAAGGTGCTGTTGTTTTAATTGCTCATGATAATAGAAAAAATGCTGATATGTTTTCTATGGTTTGTGCAAAAGTTTTAACAAGTTTTGGTATTAGAGTTGTTATGTTTAAAGATAATCAAATGAAAGCAACTCCAATTGCATCTTATACAATTATTAGAAATGAGTATGATGGTGGAATTATCATCACTGCAAGCCATAACCCAAAAAACTATTCAGGTTTTAAAGTTTATAACAACACAGGTAAACAAATTTCAACTGAAGAAGCTGATGAAATTGTGTCATACATGCCTGAAAATGAAGAAATTTTAAATTTAAATTATCAACCTCAAAATGAACTAATTTCTTATCTTGATGAATCAATAGATGATGCTTATTTTTATGATGCTGTAGAATGTTTAATTAATACAGATCTTGAAAGTAAAAAATATATTCCTGTTGTTTATACTGCTCATCATGGAACAGCATCTATTGATTTTAAAAGGTTTATGGAATCTTTAAATTATGTTTCAATTATTCCAACTAAACAGCAATGTGTTCAAGATCCAAATTTTAGTTATTCACCAATAATGAATCCAGAAGAGCCAAAATCTTTTGAATTAGCAATTAAATATGCTGAGAAAGCGAAAGCTAATGTAATATTTGGATTAGACCCAGATTCTGATAGATTAGCAGTTGTTGTAAAACACAATAATGAATGGTATTTCTTATCTGGAAATGAAATGGGAATTATATATAGTTATTATGTTTTAAAAAATAAAGAATTTAACAGAACTCCTTTTATAGTTTCAACTTATGTATCAACTTTTTTAATTGATAAAATAGCTGAAGCTTTTAATGCAAAAGTTTATAGAACTGCAACAGGTTTTAAAAACATTGCAGAAGCAATAAATGAGCATTCTCCATATGAAGACTTTGTTGTAGGTTTTGAAGAAGCGATAGGTTCATTAAACTCAACAATTTGTAGAGATAAAGATGGTTTTCAAGCTGCTGCTCTTGCTTTAGAAATTATTACACATTGTAATGTTAAATCTATGACTTTAGTTGATTATCTTGAACAAGAAATTTATCCTCAATTTGGATATTGAAGTGGTGGTACTGTTTATTACACATTCAATAGTTTAAATTGAAGGGATGAAATGAATAATAAATTAAGATATTTATCATCACTTAAGGACATATATATTAATGGTTTTAAATTATTATCAAATACATTCAACAAGGAAGCAAGTGCTTTAGAATGAGAATTTGAAAATGGTGTTTGAATTAAATTTAGAATATCTGGTACAGAACCTAAATTTAAAGCTTATTTTAATGTTTATGGTACAGATAATGTTAATTCAAAAGAAAATTTAGTAGAATTCAAAAAAGCAATAAATGATTTAATGAGAAGATAA
- a CDS encoding thymidine phosphorylase yields the protein MNIVDLILKKKTRQKINEKEFDFFIKGVLDNSIKDYQISAFMMAICFNGLDDDESFYLTKAMTLNGETINFDEIKDTIVDKHSTGGIGDKVSLILVPLLASMNINVAKMSGKGLGFTGGTIDKLHSIGIKTELKDKEYIDLLKKEHMFFISQSEKIAPADKILYSIRDTSGTIDNISLIAASIMSKKIATNADLIYLDVKVGDGAFFKTIKEARKFSKLCISIGKKFNKKVIAHLTNMEKPLGRAIGNLIEIKESLDFLSRKNEPSNLKDLIYSFASDILIDLSKAKDKQEAYKLIDKTINDKSAFNKFSNWSKLQGCKLDLNKIDEIYNPKYKIEILSEQNGYLEFISNELFGYSLIDIKAGRINKEDKLDYLSGIYLNKICGDKVSVNDVILTVYSSTPISDKVIESLKNNILYTNKPKKASKEILEVIR from the coding sequence ATGAATATAGTTGATTTAATTTTAAAAAAGAAAACACGACAGAAAATAAATGAAAAAGAATTTGATTTTTTTATCAAAGGTGTTTTGGATAATAGTATAAAAGATTATCAAATATCGGCTTTTATGATGGCAATTTGCTTTAATGGTTTGGATGATGATGAATCTTTTTATTTAACCAAAGCAATGACTTTGAATGGTGAAACAATAAATTTTGATGAAATAAAAGATACAATTGTAGATAAACATTCAACAGGTGGTATTGGTGATAAAGTGAGCTTAATTTTAGTTCCTTTACTTGCATCAATGAATATAAATGTTGCAAAAATGTCAGGGAAAGGTCTTGGATTTACAGGTGGGACAATTGATAAACTTCACTCAATTGGAATAAAAACAGAATTAAAAGACAAAGAATACATTGATTTGTTAAAAAAAGAACATATGTTTTTTATTTCTCAAAGTGAAAAAATTGCTCCAGCTGATAAAATTCTTTATTCGATAAGAGATACATCTGGGACAATTGATAACATTTCTTTGATTGCAGCTTCAATAATGTCAAAAAAAATAGCAACAAATGCTGATCTTATATATCTTGATGTTAAAGTTGGAGATGGTGCTTTTTTTAAAACAATAAAAGAAGCTAGAAAATTTAGTAAGTTATGTATTAGTATTGGTAAAAAATTCAACAAAAAAGTGATTGCTCATTTAACAAATATGGAAAAACCACTTGGAAGAGCAATTGGTAATTTAATTGAAATAAAAGAATCATTAGATTTTCTATCTAGAAAAAATGAACCATCAAATCTAAAAGATTTAATTTACTCTTTTGCATCAGATATCTTGATTGATTTAAGTAAAGCAAAAGATAAACAAGAAGCATATAAATTAATTGACAAAACAATTAATGATAAAAGTGCATTTAATAAATTTTCTAATTGGTCAAAACTTCAAGGTTGTAAATTGGATTTAAATAAAATTGATGAAATTTATAATCCAAAATATAAAATAGAAATTCTTTCAGAACAAAATGGTTATCTAGAATTTATCTCAAATGAATTATTTGGATATAGTCTTATTGATATAAAAGCAGGAAGAATTAATAAAGAAGACAAATTAGATTATTTATCTGGAATATATTTAAATAAAATTTGTGGTGATAAAGTAAGTGTTAATGATGTTATATTAACAGTTTATTCAAGCACACCAATAAGTGATAAAGTAATAGAAAGTTTAAAAAACAATATATTATATACAAACAAACCCAAAAAAGCTTCAAAAGAAATATTGGAGGTTATTAGATAA
- a CDS encoding P35 family lipoprotein — MKNKKTKWIKLLSIGGAVMAIGAVPVAMTACAKKSTSQTVTKVTPKIKSDITIVGKFSDLVSTTDGTTTDQLISQDLQKDLSKVLENSNEIKEAKVTFNSNLTDEDKKFNDGKTEYSTWKTSASQNVVYYSSTSPQLTVKSTKDLNTQITTNLNEIMKKAGFASSENKDFKLNDVNKIGVDKDMLHVSVTATDKGGKKASPTDVDLVIPTSDINFAPDKATVEVSGTNVNTKNQQVTFKYDVGIDSTVNFTKTTIDLDAGKNITNGTDVLEALGWKQVSAANKQLSRHALISTFVEKEGTGISDINSEKMGNDIGVFNSKFTNFKVTETEKNSGLYNLTVSAIPNDGYQWDDGTKDQKELTIATNVDINVKDAEVTGIENYKKTDPWGLESYTKGPEKSDELQTIKDFYKNENNVNDLLNYVNLNDNDNGGILNSTYGKPRLKNVQFTSIKVENIELIAKSQKEDEKQILIPLVLSPINSHTWKDSSENTNIWAKPDTYFYVTIPFKTVQ, encoded by the coding sequence ATGAAAAATAAAAAGACAAAATGGATTAAATTATTGTCAATTGGTGGGGCAGTAATGGCTATAGGTGCAGTCCCTGTAGCAATGACTGCTTGTGCTAAAAAATCAACAAGTCAAACTGTAACTAAAGTTACTCCAAAAATTAAATCTGATATTACAATAGTTGGAAAATTTTCAGATTTAGTTAGCACAACTGATGGTACAACAACTGACCAATTAATTAGTCAAGATTTGCAAAAAGATCTTAGTAAAGTTCTTGAAAATAGTAATGAAATTAAGGAAGCAAAAGTTACTTTCAATTCAAATTTAACTGATGAAGATAAGAAATTTAATGATGGAAAAACTGAATATAGCACTTGAAAAACAAGTGCATCACAAAATGTAGTTTATTATTCATCAACATCGCCACAATTAACTGTGAAATCTACAAAAGATTTAAATACACAAATTACTACTAATTTGAATGAAATTATGAAAAAAGCAGGTTTTGCTAGCTCAGAAAATAAAGATTTCAAATTAAATGATGTTAATAAAATTGGTGTTGATAAAGATATGTTACATGTAAGTGTTACTGCAACAGATAAAGGTGGTAAAAAAGCTAGTCCAACTGATGTTGATTTAGTAATACCAACATCTGATATAAATTTTGCACCAGATAAAGCAACTGTTGAAGTAAGTGGTACAAATGTTAATACAAAAAATCAACAAGTAACATTTAAATATGATGTCGGTATAGATTCAACAGTTAATTTTACTAAAACAACTATTGATTTAGATGCTGGTAAAAATATTACAAATGGAACAGATGTTTTAGAAGCATTGGGGTGAAAACAAGTTAGTGCTGCAAATAAACAATTATCAAGACATGCTCTAATAAGTACTTTTGTTGAAAAAGAAGGAACTGGAATTAGTGATATAAATTCTGAAAAAATGGGTAATGATATTGGTGTATTTAATTCTAAATTTACTAATTTTAAAGTTACAGAAACTGAAAAAAATAGTGGTTTATATAATTTAACAGTATCAGCTATTCCGAATGATGGTTATCAATGAGATGATGGTACTAAAGATCAAAAAGAACTAACAATAGCAACTAATGTTGATATTAATGTTAAAGATGCAGAAGTAACTGGTATAGAAAATTATAAAAAAACTGACCCATGAGGATTGGAAAGTTATACTAAAGGTCCTGAAAAATCTGACGAATTACAAACAATAAAAGATTTTTATAAAAATGAAAATAATGTTAATGATTTATTAAATTATGTAAATTTAAACGATAATGATAATGGTGGAATTTTAAATAGTACATATGGTAAACCTAGATTAAAAAATGTTCAATTTACATCCATAAAAGTTGAAAATATAGAATTGATAGCTAAAAGTCAAAAAGAAGATGAAAAACAAATTTTGATTCCTTTAGTTCTTTCTCCAATAAATTCTCATACATGAAAAGACTCATCTGAAAATACTAATATATGAGCAAAACCAGACACATATTTCTACGTAACAATTCCGTTCAAAACGGTTCAATAA
- a CDS encoding P35 family lipoprotein: MKNKKTKLIRLLTIGGAVMAMGAVPIVMTACAKKTNSNNDSVSTFVPQLNTSNIKVHGDLKELVDGNVDEILSNLVSKNNVLKTIVTNADEYNGGDLTNITANVEVKKSENGENNWGTQEYSSWKSGTTPIYYSINLDNITVKNKNELYTKLTENNQLNKIFEASGVSVSNKTLSIVTDTDVSLEGDLLHVNVEVKEDAESTMKYDLRIPASDINYTPDIKSVTFEGENVKTTVVEGSKTKITFDAGIDSTVSNQLLNTIDFKSEVNSDDQITTQKILDKLNFTMTQSDPEKIIKSSAQKTLLTNNSLDIQDAVTENLNSEKIGEALGVFNTEFKSVSITKAHETYDGQYKLTAIGSPKDGHTWIDGTTEEKSFEFNGIRTTYQGSTWKSAAAVNNGISNFDIGKKADKESFDAYFTDKTNQDNFAKMIYSMLKSANEQSGMQNVHVVYLSSTWTSETNSVVRVGFRTNEGYSWVTDKDDKKSEFNVKINSFKMY, translated from the coding sequence ATGAAAAATAAAAAGACAAAATTAATTAGATTATTAACAATTGGTGGAGCTGTAATGGCAATGGGCGCAGTCCCTATAGTAATGACAGCTTGTGCTAAAAAAACTAATTCAAATAATGATTCTGTGTCAACTTTTGTTCCTCAACTTAATACTAGTAATATAAAAGTTCATGGTGATTTAAAAGAGCTAGTTGATGGAAATGTTGATGAAATTTTATCTAATTTAGTATCAAAAAACAATGTATTAAAAACTATTGTTACTAATGCAGATGAATACAATGGAGGAGATTTAACTAATATAACTGCAAATGTTGAAGTTAAAAAAAGTGAAAACGGTGAAAACAATTGAGGAACTCAAGAGTATAGTTCTTGAAAGTCGGGAACTACACCTATTTACTATAGTATTAATTTAGACAATATTACAGTTAAAAATAAAAATGAGTTATATACAAAATTAACTGAAAACAACCAATTAAATAAAATATTTGAAGCATCTGGTGTTAGTGTTTCAAATAAAACTCTATCAATAGTTACAGACACTGATGTTTCACTAGAAGGCGATTTGTTACATGTTAATGTTGAAGTAAAAGAAGATGCTGAAAGTACAATGAAATATGACCTTAGAATACCAGCATCTGATATTAACTATACTCCAGATATTAAATCAGTAACTTTTGAAGGTGAAAATGTTAAAACTACAGTTGTTGAAGGTTCAAAAACAAAAATTACTTTTGATGCAGGAATAGATTCTACTGTGAGCAACCAATTGTTAAATACAATTGATTTTAAAAGCGAAGTTAATTCAGACGATCAAATAACAACTCAAAAAATTTTAGATAAACTTAATTTCACAATGACTCAATCTGATCCAGAGAAAATAATAAAAAGTTCTGCACAAAAAACACTATTAACTAATAATTCATTAGATATTCAAGATGCTGTTACTGAAAATTTAAATAGTGAAAAAATTGGTGAAGCTTTAGGTGTGTTTAACACAGAATTTAAAAGTGTTTCTATCACAAAAGCTCATGAAACATATGATGGTCAATATAAATTAACAGCAATTGGTTCTCCAAAAGATGGTCACACATGAATAGATGGAACTACAGAAGAAAAGAGTTTTGAATTTAATGGTATTAGAACTACTTATCAAGGCTCAACTTGAAAGAGCGCAGCTGCTGTTAATAACGGCATATCAAATTTTGATATTGGAAAAAAAGCTGATAAAGAAAGTTTTGATGCATATTTTACTGACAAAACTAATCAAGATAATTTTGCCAAAATGATATATAGTATGCTTAAATCAGCAAATGAACAATCTGGTATGCAAAATGTACATGTTGTATATTTAAGTTCAACATGAACATCTGAAACTAATTCCGTTGTTAGAGTTGGTTTTAGAACAAATGAAGGGTATTCATGAGTTACTGATAAAGACGACAAAAAATCAGAATTTAATGTAAAAATTAATTCATTTAAAATGTATTAA